In Ignavibacteria bacterium, a single window of DNA contains:
- a CDS encoding DUF5916 domain-containing protein — translation MKSVILIILCFLSVSIVYPQISTDTIKASDSLMASDTTKASDTSSFLPNTNIDVSVPRINSADIDIDGILNESAWLKAKKFQNFSEVEPGDNTKPSVNTEAFVFYDDKNIYISFKNYEPDIKSLRKTFTSRDMIFSDDWVGFFFDTYDEKKQAYELIVNPYGIQADLMWNAPGSEDETFDAIWYSDAKIYSDMWTVEIVIPFKSIRFPNKPEQMWNFLLFRNHPRENREQISWSSLSRDDPTLYTRAAKMFGINNIKGGNNLEILPYALGSQKGFISDYGNANSDFDNEKVKGQFGLNVKYGITSNLTSDLAINPDFSQVESDAAQVDVNNTFALFYPEKRPFFIEGNDIFKSPMDIVYTRSINNPLFALKLTGKVGRTDIGYTVAYDQNSPFILPFQEYSDFIASNRTSTSNILRLKQSLGTNDSYIGLIFTDREVNKDTKQAFDVDGYNRVFGFDGNFRFLDNYSITFQSLRLFTREINYSDYYNPNKFDNDRYTAALDGEYFAGFSNYLSFDRSARHWNFNVGYDDASPVSRQDDGFNSNNDYRRIQTTQAYMFYTDGKFLKRIQPSVFGYLRYDYDGRIKEQFANASIWFRLPFQISTNIGFYIVNNEWFGGKFHEGVRRVNMDLDFQTFNWLQGGFYLSTGRSIVREPDSYIGYVNNLELWGTIKPIDRLTLENSYIYYELLKSFAGEKIFAGYIFRNKTNIQVTKNLSARLVFQYDTFSGNFNFSPLISYKINPFTIFYVGSTYDYNELMSQGNISKQVLTDRQYFLKLQYLWRM, via the coding sequence TTGAAGTCTGTTATCCTTATTATTTTATGTTTTCTTTCGGTTAGTATCGTATATCCTCAGATTTCTACCGATACTATTAAGGCAAGTGATTCTCTAATGGCAAGCGATACCACAAAGGCAAGTGATACTTCTTCCTTTTTACCTAATACTAACATTGATGTCAGTGTTCCGAGAATTAATTCTGCAGATATCGATATAGACGGGATTCTTAACGAATCTGCTTGGCTGAAAGCGAAAAAGTTTCAAAACTTCAGCGAGGTCGAACCTGGCGACAATACAAAACCTTCTGTTAATACCGAAGCTTTTGTGTTTTATGACGATAAAAACATATATATAAGTTTCAAAAATTATGAACCCGATATCAAAAGTTTAAGGAAAACATTTACTTCTCGCGATATGATTTTTAGCGATGACTGGGTGGGATTTTTCTTTGACACTTACGACGAAAAGAAACAGGCTTATGAATTAATAGTAAATCCTTACGGTATACAAGCAGATCTGATGTGGAATGCACCCGGCTCTGAGGATGAGACATTTGATGCTATTTGGTATTCTGATGCTAAAATATATTCCGATATGTGGACTGTAGAAATCGTGATACCCTTTAAAAGTATCAGATTTCCTAATAAACCCGAACAAATGTGGAACTTCCTCTTATTCCGTAACCATCCGAGAGAAAACCGCGAACAGATTTCGTGGTCTTCTCTTTCAAGAGATGACCCGACTCTTTACACAAGAGCGGCTAAAATGTTTGGAATTAATAATATTAAAGGTGGTAATAATCTGGAAATTCTTCCTTATGCACTCGGTTCTCAAAAAGGATTCATTTCAGATTACGGAAATGCTAATTCGGATTTTGATAACGAAAAAGTTAAAGGGCAGTTCGGCCTTAATGTAAAATATGGAATTACCTCAAACCTGACCTCTGACCTTGCAATTAATCCCGATTTCTCTCAGGTTGAATCTGATGCTGCTCAAGTCGATGTGAATAATACGTTCGCTTTATTTTATCCTGAGAAAAGACCATTCTTCATAGAAGGTAATGATATTTTTAAGTCACCAATGGATATTGTTTATACACGCTCAATCAATAATCCTTTATTCGCTTTAAAATTAACAGGCAAAGTAGGGAGAACTGATATTGGTTATACCGTTGCGTACGACCAGAATTCCCCTTTTATACTTCCTTTTCAGGAGTACAGCGATTTTATTGCTTCAAATAGAACATCAACCTCAAATATATTAAGACTTAAGCAGTCTTTGGGTACTAATGATTCTTACATTGGTTTAATATTCACAGACAGAGAAGTTAATAAAGATACAAAACAGGCGTTTGATGTCGATGGCTATAACCGTGTCTTTGGATTTGACGGAAACTTCAGGTTTCTTGACAATTACTCAATAACATTTCAGTCTCTTAGATTATTTACGAGAGAAATAAACTATAGTGACTATTACAACCCTAATAAGTTTGATAATGATAGATACACTGCTGCTCTTGATGGTGAATACTTTGCTGGCTTTTCTAATTACTTATCATTTGATAGAAGTGCAAGGCACTGGAATTTTAATGTAGGGTATGACGATGCAAGCCCCGTCTCAAGACAGGATGACGGATTCAACTCTAATAATGATTACAGAAGAATTCAGACCACACAAGCATATATGTTCTATACTGACGGAAAATTTCTGAAAAGAATCCAGCCTTCTGTTTTTGGTTATCTCAGGTATGATTATGACGGTAGAATAAAAGAGCAGTTTGCAAATGCAAGTATTTGGTTTAGGCTTCCTTTTCAGATTAGTACAAACATCGGTTTCTATATAGTTAACAATGAATGGTTCGGAGGTAAATTTCATGAAGGCGTTCGGAGAGTAAACATGGATTTGGATTTTCAGACATTCAACTGGCTGCAAGGGGGTTTTTATTTGTCAACAGGAAGATCAATTGTCAGAGAGCCCGATTCATACATTGGATATGTAAACAATCTTGAACTTTGGGGTACTATTAAACCAATTGACAGGTTAACTCTTGAGAATTCATATATCTATTACGAACTACTGAAATCATTCGCAGGGGAAAAAATATTTGCAGGGTATATATTCCGTAACAAAACAAACATACAAGTTACAAAAAACCTTTCCGCAAGACTTGTATTTCAGTATGATACGTTCTCTGGTAACTTTAACTTTTCTCCATTAATAAGCTATAAGATTAATCCATTTACTATTTTTTATGTCGGATCAACTTATGATTACAATGAACTAATGAGTCAAGGAAATATATCAAAGCAAGTCCTTACAGATAGACAGTATTTCCTTAAACTACAGTATTTATGGAGAATGTAG
- a CDS encoding TetR/AcrR family transcriptional regulator, with amino-acid sequence MRKKEGNKEIDIINAAIQVFASKGFFNAKISEIAKKAKVSVGSVYVYYKSKDYVLYKIFDDVWGCLYYKLKETVARKDLSIEKKHDALIDMIFDTFTENTSIAIVIAHEQQRLLMRNPIEFTPYYEMFNRLGNRIIKEGIKQKVFNKEINPKISSLFLHGAFRELINNWANNQKMFSLNLIRKNIKSLSKSGLLKHK; translated from the coding sequence ATGAGAAAAAAAGAAGGTAACAAGGAAATTGACATAATAAACGCTGCAATTCAAGTATTTGCATCAAAAGGATTTTTTAATGCAAAAATATCAGAGATAGCTAAAAAAGCAAAAGTATCTGTAGGCAGTGTATATGTATATTATAAAAGCAAAGACTACGTCCTATACAAGATTTTTGATGATGTTTGGGGTTGTCTTTATTACAAATTGAAAGAAACTGTTGCACGTAAAGACTTATCGATTGAGAAAAAACACGATGCGTTAATCGATATGATATTCGATACATTTACTGAGAATACATCAATAGCGATAGTCATTGCACATGAACAGCAAAGATTACTTATGCGCAATCCAATAGAATTCACTCCGTATTATGAAATGTTTAACCGTTTAGGTAACAGGATCATTAAGGAAGGAATAAAACAAAAAGTTTTTAATAAAGAAATAAATCCAAAGATATCCAGCTTGTTTTTACACGGTGCATTCAGGGAGTTAATTAACAATTGGGCAAACAATCAAAAAATGTTTTCTCTGAATTTGATACGAAAGAACATTAAATCATTGTCGAAATCAGGTTTGCTCAAGCACAAATAA
- a CDS encoding sigma-54 dependent transcriptional regulator — translation MMDTIILIVDDERTQRQVLSGDLKSRGFKVLEADSAETALDTVRKNIIDVILTDLKMPGASGIDLLTNLKEINPDISVVIMTAYASVETAVQALKNGAYDFITKPYNLDEIELVIKRIIEKNNLKSELKFLKEQLESSNKLEGVITNSLKMKRVIDVAARVAASKASVLILGESGTGKEVLARAVHYASKRKDKLFVPVNCAALNENLLESELFGHEKGAFTGAEKMHKGRFEIADEGTIFLDEIGDLPMHLQVKLLRVLQEEQFERVGGTTTIKVDVRVISATNKSIEDLIKDGKFREDLFYRLNVVNIQLPPLRERKEDISILISEFLKKYLKETDKTKLEFSKEALDLLMKYNYPGNIRELENIVHHSIVLSRNEIITTEDLPIGIKTPGSELDLDSCFEEGTSLTEKVELLERTLVTNALKKTNGNQTAAAKLLGISERNLRYRLEKWGVKGKP, via the coding sequence ATGATGGATACAATAATATTAATTGTTGACGACGAAAGAACGCAGCGACAGGTTCTTTCAGGGGACCTTAAAAGCAGGGGTTTCAAAGTTTTAGAAGCTGATTCAGCCGAAACCGCTCTGGATACTGTTCGTAAGAATATAATTGATGTCATTCTTACTGACTTAAAAATGCCAGGTGCATCCGGAATAGACCTTCTTACAAATCTTAAAGAAATCAATCCCGATATATCAGTTGTTATTATGACCGCTTATGCATCGGTTGAAACAGCTGTGCAGGCTTTAAAGAACGGCGCATATGATTTTATAACTAAACCATATAATCTTGATGAAATAGAACTTGTAATAAAACGAATTATTGAGAAAAATAACCTCAAATCAGAGTTGAAATTTCTAAAAGAACAACTTGAATCAAGTAATAAACTTGAAGGGGTTATTACTAATTCGCTTAAAATGAAAAGGGTTATAGATGTTGCTGCGAGGGTTGCAGCGTCAAAAGCATCGGTATTAATTCTTGGTGAAAGCGGTACCGGCAAAGAAGTTCTCGCAAGAGCTGTTCACTACGCGAGTAAAAGAAAGGATAAACTTTTTGTACCAGTTAACTGTGCCGCACTGAATGAAAATCTTCTTGAAAGCGAATTATTCGGACATGAAAAAGGAGCGTTTACAGGAGCTGAAAAGATGCACAAAGGTAGATTCGAGATTGCCGATGAAGGTACAATCTTTTTGGATGAGATAGGAGACCTGCCTATGCATCTACAGGTTAAACTTTTAAGAGTGCTTCAGGAAGAACAATTCGAGAGAGTGGGAGGTACAACTACCATAAAAGTTGATGTTCGAGTTATATCAGCGACAAACAAAAGCATTGAAGATTTAATAAAGGACGGCAAATTCAGGGAAGACCTTTTCTACAGATTAAATGTTGTTAATATACAACTTCCGCCATTAAGAGAAAGAAAAGAGGATATTTCAATACTAATTTCAGAATTTCTGAAGAAATATCTGAAAGAGACTGATAAAACAAAACTTGAGTTTTCAAAAGAAGCCCTTGACTTACTTATGAAATACAACTATCCCGGAAATATTCGAGAACTTGAAAACATCGTCCATCATTCAATTGTTTTGTCAAGAAATGAAATTATAACAACAGAAGATTTACCAATAGGAATAAAAACACCCGGCAGCGAGTTGGATCTGGATTCTTGTTTTGAAGAAGGAACTTCCCTTACTGAAAAAGTTGAATTACTTGAAAGAACTCTTGTTACAAACGCTTTAAAAAAGACAAACGGGAATCAAACCGCTGCCGCAAAACTTCTTGGGATATCAGAAAGAAACCTTAGATATCGTCTCGAGAAATGGGGTGTTAAGGGTAAACCTTAG
- a CDS encoding ATP-binding protein: protein MIKNSEINIRKISLLKPKNIIFVSAALVIIIIASTIYEYSANKNEIYHLLNEYSNSILNVVTKSSENSIFSDSEMENLLAQHLLGVARNVARLDSLNLLNNDLLVQIGDENEVFRINVFNKNKERVFSNAGSDSIHQSMKGKYSPDTYLTPLYDGSETEIIIGLKEARIEKGNRFAVGVTRAFGKGVIVVNLDAESYLKFKNKIGFGKLILDMGSGAGIEYILLQNTNEILAANKNVDELSSFSNDEELKYVFDTENSIARIVQFEGRSVYEAVNLFKMDNNKIGIFRVGLSMDEIYSSESRMLTRAVVVSLIVIVMTIIILSVIISNQNYNLISEEYKRIQTLTGNIIENLSPALITTDSTGNIIIFNNSAYKLLSITDDVCPSLDTINEISHDLSVILNKREKLENFEIETSVNGIRRTFMLNSASTLETKTSNSTYSLLIEDITDTRKIEKQLSQNEKFTAMGELASGVAHEIRNPLNTIIMISQRLEREYKYKINSEDFSSLLEILRSESYRVNSIVEQFLRFTKPAKLMIAEYDVNEFLTEIIKIAEVQTINKTIKIQAKINEYKKISFDYQQMKQVFINLIRNAIDASQNNGEINIEFTSSNKGNVFTICDNGSGITKENIKKIFDIYFTTKKNGTGMGLSIVRQIVLQHNGTIEVESEINRGSKFIITIP from the coding sequence ATGATAAAAAACTCTGAAATAAATATCAGAAAAATCTCATTACTCAAGCCCAAAAACATCATATTTGTTTCAGCCGCTCTTGTTATCATTATAATTGCATCTACTATTTACGAATACAGTGCTAACAAGAATGAGATTTATCATCTACTAAATGAATATTCAAACTCCATTCTGAACGTTGTTACTAAAAGCAGTGAGAATTCAATATTTTCAGACAGTGAAATGGAGAACCTTCTTGCTCAACATTTACTCGGAGTTGCAAGAAATGTTGCAAGGCTTGACAGTTTAAATCTTTTGAATAATGATTTACTGGTTCAGATCGGAGATGAAAATGAAGTATTTCGCATCAATGTGTTTAATAAGAATAAGGAAAGAGTTTTCAGCAATGCAGGGAGTGATTCAATCCACCAATCAATGAAAGGAAAGTATTCCCCTGATACATACCTCACCCCGTTATACGATGGCTCGGAAACGGAAATCATAATTGGACTTAAAGAAGCAAGAATTGAAAAAGGAAACCGCTTTGCTGTTGGAGTAACGCGCGCTTTCGGCAAAGGTGTTATTGTGGTAAATCTTGATGCGGAATCATACCTTAAATTTAAAAACAAAATAGGATTCGGTAAGCTCATTCTTGATATGGGTTCGGGAGCAGGTATAGAATATATTTTACTTCAGAACACAAATGAGATTCTTGCTGCGAACAAGAATGTTGACGAACTATCAAGCTTTTCAAACGATGAAGAACTCAAATATGTATTTGATACTGAAAATAGTATAGCGAGAATTGTACAATTTGAAGGAAGGTCTGTTTACGAGGCAGTTAATCTTTTCAAAATGGATAACAACAAGATTGGTATATTTCGGGTCGGGCTTTCAATGGACGAAATATACTCATCTGAATCAAGAATGCTGACAAGAGCTGTAGTTGTCTCTTTGATCGTAATAGTCATGACAATAATTATATTATCTGTTATAATTTCTAATCAGAATTACAATCTGATTTCTGAAGAATATAAACGCATTCAGACTCTTACTGGTAACATTATTGAAAACCTTTCCCCTGCATTGATTACTACTGACAGCACCGGCAATATTATTATTTTCAACAATTCGGCGTACAAATTGCTTTCAATAACAGATGATGTCTGCCCGAGCCTGGATACAATAAACGAGATATCACATGATTTAAGCGTAATACTTAACAAAAGAGAAAAACTTGAGAATTTCGAAATCGAAACTTCCGTTAACGGTATCAGAAGAACCTTCATGCTAAACTCTGCTTCAACCTTAGAAACCAAAACATCCAATAGTACATATTCTCTTTTAATTGAAGATATAACAGACACAAGAAAAATAGAAAAACAACTTTCGCAAAATGAGAAGTTCACAGCAATGGGTGAACTCGCTTCAGGAGTTGCACATGAAATTAGAAATCCACTTAATACTATTATAATGATATCTCAGCGACTCGAAAGAGAATATAAATACAAAATAAACTCAGAAGACTTTTCATCCCTTCTTGAAATACTCCGTTCTGAATCGTACAGAGTTAATTCAATTGTCGAGCAGTTTCTCAGGTTTACAAAACCGGCAAAACTAATGATTGCTGAGTATGATGTTAATGAGTTCCTGACCGAAATAATTAAAATAGCGGAAGTCCAAACTATAAACAAAACCATTAAAATACAAGCGAAAATAAACGAATACAAAAAGATTTCTTTTGATTACCAGCAAATGAAACAAGTTTTTATTAATTTGATTCGTAATGCAATCGACGCATCACAAAATAACGGAGAAATAAACATTGAATTCACATCGAGTAATAAGGGTAATGTGTTTACAATATGCGATAATGGCTCAGGTATTACTAAAGAAAATATTAAAAAGATTTTTGATATATATTTTACGACAAAGAAAAATGGAACCGGGATGGGGCTTAGTATTGTAAGACAGATTGTTCTTCAGCATAACGGCACGATTGAGGTTGAGAGCGAAATAAACAGGGGTTCAAAATTTATTATTACTATACCATGA
- a CDS encoding M14 family zinc carboxypeptidase produces MKKNLLLSAFILALAVLFISNSFAQNNAITGQEKYSKVRIFARSDYDFKKLTNNDLHLDGGIRKPGEYFETWLSESEIELLNKSGVSYSVEIADWIEYYNSINKMSPAEIQQALLKSQLDYSVSHSIYGTMGGHLKWAEAIQKLDSLSIEYPSLVSPSFTIGNSYENRPMWTVRITKDPATSSGRPEVWLNGVTHAREPLGMSNILYFVYWLVENYNIDPIATYILNNREIYFTPFINPDGYVYNQTTNPNGGGMWRKNRKPQSGATGVDLNRNFGTYNFWNSTNGGSSTSPSSDTYRGPTPFSEPETQNFKNFLNSRNFRVQLDYHTYGNYLIKPWGWCDPIPTPDDAIFNEYGNDIVAENGFLFGTPYGTVNYYVRGGDIDWCYSNDSTGHTEHRFAMTPEVGTTGFWPTMSQILPLAQSCFEMNKYICLVAGDYVGLRSAALNKAIYTQGESGYLKVVFRNKGQITASNIKVEFTPLSGYLSVPTQIYTRPSLGTFVSDSTTFNFTIGATCPNNSVIYARLRIRQNDTLTMYDNNVSIFVGNGFTVLRDSAENGTSNFPTMTNWSIVTNKYYSPTHSFKGTPTNSGNNPMISIPLNVSSYPALYLSWYQKYALETGYDYGFVEISSNNGTSWQKIATFNGKDSTTWKFQSFDITSFANGSSNMKVRFRDSCDVSLNWDGWYIDNIEITGYQIAPTGIGNQNNENIPVKYDLSQNYPNPFNPSTKINFALPKEGFVKITIFDLLGREIRVLVNENKTAGYYSVDFSGEGFSSGFYFYKMESGSFITTKKMMLIK; encoded by the coding sequence TTGAAAAAGAACTTACTACTCTCCGCATTTATTCTTGCGCTTGCAGTTTTATTTATCTCAAACTCATTCGCTCAAAATAATGCAATCACTGGACAGGAAAAATATTCTAAAGTTAGAATATTTGCTCGTTCTGATTATGATTTTAAAAAATTAACAAATAATGACCTGCATCTTGATGGCGGTATCCGCAAACCTGGTGAATATTTTGAAACATGGTTGTCAGAATCTGAAATTGAGTTACTTAACAAATCCGGTGTTTCTTATTCTGTAGAAATTGCTGACTGGATAGAATACTATAACAGTATAAACAAAATGAGCCCCGCTGAAATCCAGCAGGCACTCTTAAAGTCGCAGCTTGACTACTCCGTCAGCCACTCTATTTATGGTACTATGGGTGGACATTTAAAATGGGCAGAAGCAATTCAAAAACTCGATTCCCTGTCAATTGAATATCCTTCACTTGTATCACCCTCATTTACTATTGGGAATTCTTATGAAAACAGACCTATGTGGACTGTTAGGATTACAAAAGATCCTGCTACTTCATCAGGAAGACCTGAAGTGTGGCTGAACGGTGTTACTCATGCACGCGAACCTCTCGGTATGTCAAACATTCTATATTTTGTTTACTGGCTCGTTGAAAACTATAATATCGACCCGATTGCTACTTACATTCTCAATAATAGAGAAATTTATTTTACACCATTTATAAATCCAGACGGTTATGTTTACAACCAAACAACAAATCCGAACGGAGGTGGTATGTGGAGAAAAAACCGCAAACCTCAATCGGGAGCTACAGGTGTTGATCTTAATAGAAACTTTGGTACGTACAATTTCTGGAACTCAACTAATGGAGGCTCTTCTACATCGCCGTCATCTGATACTTACAGAGGTCCTACTCCATTCTCTGAACCTGAAACACAGAATTTCAAGAATTTCTTGAACTCAAGAAACTTCAGAGTTCAGTTGGATTACCATACTTACGGAAATTATTTAATCAAACCTTGGGGATGGTGCGACCCTATCCCAACACCAGATGATGCAATATTCAATGAGTATGGAAACGATATCGTTGCGGAAAACGGTTTCTTGTTTGGAACACCTTATGGAACTGTTAATTATTATGTACGAGGCGGAGATATTGACTGGTGCTACAGTAATGACTCAACAGGGCATACTGAGCACAGATTTGCTATGACTCCTGAAGTTGGAACAACAGGATTCTGGCCCACAATGTCACAAATTCTTCCGCTTGCACAATCCTGCTTTGAAATGAATAAATACATCTGTCTCGTTGCAGGGGATTATGTCGGATTAAGGTCTGCAGCTCTTAACAAAGCAATCTATACTCAGGGTGAATCCGGATACCTCAAAGTAGTTTTTAGAAACAAAGGACAAATTACTGCTTCTAACATTAAAGTTGAATTTACACCATTATCGGGATACCTATCAGTACCAACTCAAATTTATACAAGACCTTCTCTCGGAACTTTTGTCTCCGATAGTACAACATTTAATTTCACGATTGGAGCAACTTGTCCTAACAATTCTGTTATATATGCAAGACTGCGTATAAGACAAAATGACACTTTAACTATGTATGACAATAATGTAAGTATTTTTGTTGGAAATGGTTTTACAGTATTAAGAGACAGTGCAGAAAACGGAACATCAAACTTCCCTACTATGACAAATTGGTCAATCGTAACAAATAAATATTATTCTCCGACACATTCATTTAAAGGTACGCCTACAAACAGTGGTAATAATCCAATGATATCTATTCCCTTAAATGTATCCTCTTATCCTGCTCTTTATTTGAGCTGGTACCAGAAATATGCACTTGAAACCGGTTATGATTATGGATTTGTTGAAATCTCCAGCAACAACGGAACTTCATGGCAGAAGATAGCAACCTTTAACGGAAAGGATTCCACAACATGGAAATTTCAAAGCTTCGATATTACATCTTTTGCCAACGGTTCATCAAACATGAAAGTACGTTTCAGGGATTCCTGCGACGTTTCATTAAACTGGGACGGATGGTATATTGACAATATTGAAATTACTGGCTATCAGATTGCACCAACAGGAATTGGAAATCAGAACAACGAAAATATTCCTGTCAAATATGACTTAAGTCAGAATTACCCGAATCCGTTTAATCCATCAACAAAGATTAACTTTGCACTTCCAAAAGAAGGATTCGTAAAGATTACAATCTTCGACCTTCTGGGAAGAGAAATTAGAGTACTGGTAAATGAGAATAAGACTGCTGGTTATTACTCGGTAGATTTCAGTGGTGAAGGTTTCTCAAGCGGTTTCTATTTCTACAAAATGGAATCTGGTTCATTCATTACAACAAAGAAGATGATGCTCATCAAATAA